In Anopheles gambiae chromosome 2, idAnoGambNW_F1_1, whole genome shotgun sequence, a single window of DNA contains:
- the LOC1270050 gene encoding cuticlin-3 codes for MEKHSIVSTILYVLTITTFTHGAQIPSMKRSATIFTKEPTVRIQCQSGSMLITIKDAPANLNGQFSGMVYPKGLAKNSTCLTEYHEQEGPLRYKLPLKSCNTMPIETEDGGIEFFNTIVLQPHLKLVTDLGRGYHVRCRYKSREAALKNVSYRHKAADDSRPLALTSAEGAGPDRREHGRSMDSGKDDRAVSGEDGQQQDAGKPMPGCHMKIFTGEKLAENVKIGDPLTLVINIDQQEEYGLHVTDCLVRDGLGWGEQKLISDEGCPLDSEILGPFEYTADRSKATVTFPAHKFPYTSSVYYQCNVKLCALKDPDCHKTPTCTNKSRRTKRQTDEEGQPATIEVFSGLHVNENADVLSDDADSVLKEKTPDDAICVSQRSFAVAIAIAGLCLMLAVVLAVMCIVARRSTKSVSHSGSSIYSGPYTNTAFSHSS; via the exons ACAATAACAACTTTCACACATGGCGCACAGATTCCATCCATGAAGC GCTCGGCAACGATATTCACCAAGGAACCGACCGTGCGGATACAATGCCAATCGGGCTCGATGCTGATCACCATCAAGGATGCACCGGCCAACCTGAACGGCCAGTTCAGCGGGATGGTGTATCCGAAAGGGTTGGCAAAAAATTCGACCTGCCTCACCGAGTACCACGAGCAGGAGGGTCCGCTGCGCTACAAGCTGCCACTGAAGAGCTGCAACACGATGCCGATCGAGACG GAGGACGGTGGCATCGAGTTCTTCAACACGATCGTTCTGCAGCCTCATCTCAAGCTGGTCACTGATCTGGGGCGGGGCTACCACGTACGCTGCCGGTACAAGAGCCGCGAGGCAGCGCTGAAGAATGTTTCCTACCGGCACAAGGCGGCCGATGACAGTCGGCCGCTTGCGCTGACCAGTGCGGAAGGTGCCGGACCCGATCGGCGCGAGCATGGCCGCTCGATGGACAGCGGCAAGGACGATCGGGCGGTAAGCGGCGAGGatgggcagcagcaggatgCCGGCAAACCAATGCCGGGCTGCCACATGAAGATCTTCACCGGGGAGAAGCTGGCGGAGAACGTAAAGATCGGTGATCCGCTCACGCTGGTGATCAACATCGATCAGCAGGAGGAGTACGGGCTGCACGTAACGGACTGTCTGGTGCGCGACGGGCTGGGCTGGGGCGAGCAGAAGCTGATCAGCGACGAGGGCTGCCCGCTGGACAGCGAGATTCTTGGCCCGTTCGAATACACGGCGGACCGGAGCAAGGCGACGGTTACCTTCCCGGCGCACAAGTTCCCGTACACGTCCTCGGTGTACTATCAGTGCAACGTGAAGCTGTGCGCGCTGAAGGATCCGGACTGTCACAAG ACACCGACCTGCACGAACAAGAGCCGACGCACCAAGCGCCAGACGGACGAGGAGGGCCAGCCGGCCACGATCGAAGTCTTCTCCGGGCTGCACGTCAACGAGAACGCGGATGTGCTGAGCGACGATGCCGATTCGGTGTTGAAGGAGAAG ACACCGGACGATGCCATCTGTGTGTCCCAGCGTAGTTTCGCCGTTGCCATAGCCATTGCCGGCCTCTGCCTGATGCTGGCCGTCGTCCTCGCGGTGATGTGCATCGTGGCCCGCCGCAGCACCAAGTCCGTGTCGCACTCGGGCAGCTCGATCTACAGCGGCCCGTACACGAACACCGCCTTCTCGCACAGCAGCTAA